The Cervus canadensis isolate Bull #8, Minnesota chromosome 5, ASM1932006v1, whole genome shotgun sequence genome contains the following window.
ACCTAAATTTCTCAACAAGTAAGAGAAACTGTCTAAAAAAGTTAATCATTTGCTTTGCTATGAGGTAATCTGTTCTGAAGTATGAAAGAATAGTtgtttgtattttgaaaataggAGACAAGGCCAAAACCTAAATCACCATAAATAAAAGGGGCTCTAGGATTTAATGTTTAAagaatacttaatttaaaaaaaatcaattttaaattcctttacTTAGTGATGAACTGTCATTTCAGGGAGTCTCAAATGAGCAATATCTAGTCACTTTAAAAACTAAGCTGGGAGTTCCCTGGGGGGGTCCAATGGTTAGaggactgtgcttccactgcagagggcacaggttcaatccctggtcaagggaactaagatccctcaagccttgcatgcagccaaaaaaaaaaaaaaacaacactaagGTAATCTGGTGGTCCTAAGGATGCCAGGAAACAAGATCCCACACTGTTAAGGATgttgaaactgtaaaactctttcaaatggtaatttgaaaataaagatcAAGTCACAAATATATCCATTCTTTCTGAACTGGCTAATATATTTTTAGGAACTTATATGaaagaaattttactttacacaaaaaaataaatagtgctATTAACCATAGCACGGCTCTGAAAGAAAGAACCTGAAATCAGAATGCCTATCATTAAAGGGCTCTTTAATGAAAAACTATACTGTCATCAGAAATTATTGTTGTGAAGCATTAAGTGGAAAGGCTGGTTATAAAACTATGACATGAGaccaattttgatatttttaaaatataggtatataaaaagaaaaaaacatttatggTAACATTAATAGTATTTAACTATCAGTTATTCCTTTAAATGAATTTTGGTTTCTTTAAATTTATAactatatttatttgtaaaaagaaaaagtttataaaattcaGGTTTCAAATGACCATTGTTTATCTGGCCAGGAGATCTGATATCACATAATATCCAACATTCTTTTTAAccaaactttcttttaaaattatgaaagttATTTTGAACTTAAATGTGGGTAAACATCATTGGCTAGTAATAACTTCCAAACATGACTCCTATGAGAACTCAAACAATAATATGACATTGTTTTATAACATGAAAGAAAAGTAACTAAACAGAAAAGTCAAGAATAACTCTCAATTTGTACATACAGGTCAAAAAGCAAATGCATGATGAAAAATTTTACCATACAGAATATATTATGTGTCTTTAAGTTATAACTTAGTCCTTGGCCTGTGAATCTATCCACCAAGTAAATCACCACAGCAAAATCAATTCACTATCTACCACAAAAAAAATGTGAGGTGACATGGTTATACACCAGGAAAGTAGGGTGTGGAAAAAACACACACTAAAAGCAAAATAtggtgaaacagaaaaagagcatAAATACACAACCTCAAGATTACAATGACAGCAAAGGAATTTACCTGTAGGTATGTAACGCTAGCACCATCTGCTGGAAGACCAGTTAGAAGCAATACTCCAATCATCACAGTTTTTTTAGAAAAAACTCTGAGTTATCTTTCAAAGAATGAACATTTTCCAAAGAGAATGAGTCTGGCAACAGTAGAGTAATTACACAGAGGACCCATAATAAGCCTATGAGAACTTAAAATGTCTACCAAACAGAGGGTGAGTGTACCCTGGGATGGACATCCCATCATATCCACAAAGCAGAATTTCAACCATACAGAATTCTCTGGGCTACTTTTCCTTCAGTGTCTCGTATCATATCAGATGAACACTGTTAACCCACAAAAGAAACCTAAAAAAGACAAACCCAAATTAGTAACTTCCTAACAGAACTGTAATTTAGAATTCGGGGTTCCTCGAAGTACCAGCTACCTACTCTCTTGGCCTATAAACTCAACAATGGTACTCACACCACAAGAGAATCTAATTCTGGTTTATGTTTACAATGATACTGAGCTGCTACAATGTACCGCAAACAATTACATTTAAATCACTTTTACTGCTGTCAGTGGGCCATTCACAGCTAAGGATGACAAAAATCACTGGTACCTTCCAATGCTGTCATGGGGAAAGCCAATCAACAAACTGAGGGACAAAGGAGACGCAGAGCTTCTCTCCATCTGCAGTTGGTTGGGTCCCTCTACTGAGGCAGGGCAGTTTCTGACAAAGAATGGAACCAGCAGAAATTGTGGGTCTCTACCACTCTCCAGGGCaagcattcattttctttctcccttcctttcactGTCTTCTGTTTCCCTTGGGGAGGGGGGGAGCCTCCTTTCTGCCCCCCACCATCTACATTTGAGTCCAACATGAAGTTGATACAAGTACTGTACAATACCACTAAAGGAAGCTCACAAAAGAGACAGTCACAGGCGCAACCAAGAAGGAGGCCTGATGCCTAAGTGAGTTTACACTGGGTGCATGGAGAAGGGCCCCACTGCACCAGGACAAGAAAAGCAGGCTCAAAGAGTACAACACTAACCGTGGAATAGGCTGTTGTTTGCAGCAATACTGTAAATAGTTCACGTTCACTACTAAAAGTTTCCAAAACTAAGAGGCCAAGGAAGAAACACTCATCTAATTTTACAATTAAACTGTTCTTTGGTCAACATTTTGAAAtgtcctgattttaaaaaacatgatgtCAACCTCTCTACCATCCTTACTGCCCAAACATACCAAAAAGTGTGCTTCTCCTGATTCTTGTGGTTAACTTCAAAACTGTCAGATTTTAAggcatttaatttatatttactcATGTAATAACAGattatctgtttgtttattcttgttcAAATGTAATTCTACGTTTAGATATAAATCTAAGAGtatgaattagagttttcttacAAAGGAaggtttactttttcttttttatgccttctgttttttttaaacttaaatagaTCTTGGGGAATTTATCCACTAATAAAAAATATGTGGAATTCAGATTGCTATGGCACAGACTTTTTCAGAATATTGCAAGATATATTATTCCTTTATTATCCATCCAATAACAGAAGTCAGAATGAGAATTATCAACTTAGAGGGTaataatattctaatattttgcTAATAATAGTGCTGAATAATACAATTGAATTATTAAAAGTtctaagaacaaaaaaaaaagagagagaagcaaagagaaaaagacaatgagaaataaaataattagagagagagacagaaactgAGATACACTTTACCAGCGGCTAACagctcagttcttttcatctatAGTTGAATAAAGTTTTGGAAAAAACAATGGTTTGTGCTACATTCCCCAATATTCTCCCAAATGCTATTGCTGACAATCTCAGTGAACTCCACTAATAAATCAtgcacattttatcatttttaacacCATTACtcattcctcctttccttccttgtcTTATGTTTGTCTCTACCTCAAATCCCCCACCCTGCCAACCCTTCCTCTCCTCTGACATGAACTTATACCCCTGCAGAAGTCACCCCACCTCCCGGTTTAATGGTGACCTTATCTACAAAGTCTACCTAACATAGTCACCAACCAGCAGTCTCCCCAGTTTGAATCATCAGACCCTTTTCTGGGGCAACCAAGAAACTTCAGAAATCTCTTTTGACCACCCAGATAAcactcagggggaaaaaagaaaaaacaaaccctgAAAGCATACGCCAAACGTAAGATGACGACTCTAGATTAACTGCTTTTTCTAATCATGCTTTTCAAAAGTACACTGaacagacagaggcagagaaggagtTATTCAGTTCAGCAGGCTGCTCCGTTTACTTCTTTATCTATGGTCAGATCTTTACTTTTTTGGGATAACTGCATATTTCTGGCTCCGCTATATTATACTGTGTAAATATTTAGGAGAAATAATTCCTTTCAAGGATCTAAACTTCCACTGTCGTTATGGCAAATGAACCTGTTTATGCTATGTTCATTAAGTAACAGCAAGTCTAAAAGAACACAGGGATTTACTAATATATGTGGTACACAAACATCACAATCATAAAGCTTCTCATAGGGGCATATCAAGAACATGAAAGGCCAGTTTATTTTTACTCCCACTGccctataattttctttaactCTATTACAACAGTCCTTAATTCAAACCTTTCCTACAGTTACAGTAACAGGGTAGACTGAATGTATGTAAGCTGTACCCAAACTACCCACATCGCCATTTAACCTTCCTTGATTCTCACGTGGTTATCAAACTCAACGCTGCATCAGAATCTGCTGAAGGTTGTTAAAGTACACATGTCCAGAGTTCTGGCTTTACTGGTgtggagaatttgcatttctgacaagttcaCTGGTGATACTCATGCTGCTGGGACCATAAAAGTTTTAAacctttactgaggtataatttacatttcATAAAGTTCACCCATCTTAAGTATATAATTCAGTGTTGTATGACCATCACCAAAATccaatttcagaatatttccatccCCAAAACATCCTTTGGAGCCGATTTGCAGTACTCATTCCCATCTCCAACCCCAGGTATTCACtaatttactttttgtctctaGATATTCACCTGCCTGgacatgtcatataaatggaatcataaagtatgtggcctttctgtctggcttcttcacttagcataatgcttttgagattcattcatgctgCAGTATCActacttcttttttattgctaaatagtattccactgttctagaaatactgcattttgtttatccattcatcagttaaaAGAATTTGGGGTTGGTCCAAGTTTCtgatattgtgaataatgctgctataaacatttatttacaagTCTCTGTGTGGACGTacatttcatttctctaggatagATTCCCAGGAGGGGAAATACTGGGTTGTaaatctatgtttaatttttaagaaactgcctcGGTACAATGAATAAGGGCTCCAGTTTGTTCATTTCCTAGATAATACTTGTTGTTGTCTGTCTTTTTGACTACAACTATTCTAGTGGTCATGAAGTGCTATCTACTTGTAGcttgttttacatttattaattattgatGATGCTGAACATTTATTCAATGTCTTTGCTAGCCTTTCCTAATCTTCTCTAGTGGaatatctattcaaatctttgcccatttttaatcagcTTGTCTCATCGAATTATgtgttctttgccttttccaagtACAAGTCTTTCATCAgatacataatttgcaaatattttctcccaatttttgccttttcatttctctaacGGTCTTGTGAAACgtaaaagttttaaattctaaTAAAGTCTAGGACTATCCTTTAAGAAACAGTGTTCTAAAGCCTGAGGGAGGCGTGCCAGGGCACGCGCTCAGCTGTTGCGTGGAGGGAGGAGGCAGCGCCACAAAACCGTCGCCTGGTCGGCTCTCGGTCTACCCCGCCCAGCGGCCAGCGCCTCCTCCGCCATGGGAGTGCAGGTAGAGACCATCTCCCCTGGAGACGGGCGCACCTTCCCGCAGCGCGGCCAGACCTGCGTGGTGCACTACACGGGGACGCTGGAAGATGGAAAGAAATTTGACTCCTCTCGGGACAGAAACAAACCCTTTAAGTTCGTGCTGGGCAAGAAGCAGGTGATCCGAGGCTGGGACGAAGGGGTTGCCCAAATGACCGTGGGTCAGAGAGCCAAGCTGACTGTCTCCCCAGACTACGGGTATGGTGCGAGAGGGCACCCAGGCATCATCCCACCAAATGCTACTCTCATCTTTGACGTGGAGCTTCTAAGAGTGGAATGACAGGACTAGCCTCCTTCCTGAAGTCCCTATTCTCTGATGTGCCATGGAAAGATAGGGCACCTCCAGCTACCTACAAGACTGTATGGAGCTTTTCCTGATGTTCCACTACACTCTTCCTATAATTGATCTTCCCTAGTTGAATGTGTTCTGTCACTAGCTTCACTCTTCCCCCTTCCTCCTCATATGTGTGCTGACCTGAACTAGATGCCATAAACCTCAAGTTActcattttagtttgtttttgttttggggtgaagGCTGacttttagttctttggctctAGGTTTTCAGTTAAGTATTAGGTATTAACACAAGTAATGGATTAAGTTCAGAACAGGAACTGGTGTGTGGAGGGGGCGGGACAaggatattatttaattttatcttgttttggaTGAAAGTTTTCTCTGTTCTAAGTTAAACATTCTTACTGCTGCAATGCACAGCCATAGCAGACTTGAGACACTTTTCAGGGCCAAACTATTCTCCAAGTTGAGAGATGTCCTTGGGCTGAATTAAAAGCCCTACCCAAAACTAAAGTGTGAAGGGGGAGAGCCTTTGCCTCCACTGCCCTACCCCCCAATTCTCCCCTTAAATCTTACTCTGCCTTTTGAAAGAAAACTGTTTTCACTGAGATGTTGGACACCACAGGTGTCTGTTCCCAGACTGACAGGGACCTCTGACGCCTTCTTCAGGGCCTGCCTTTTTTCCATCTTGTGCTTTTTGTAATGGATATCCAGGACTTTTGTAATCTCATAGTTATCCAAGCTCTACTTCCTAAATTTTAAGAACTTTAATCAAAAGTTAAATTTAAGGTGCTGTTTGTAGACACTTAACACCCATGAAAGCCCAGGCCATCATGACATGGCCATGACAAATCCTTGAATTCTACCTTAAGAAAATGATGCTGGTCATCACAGCATCTCTTGTATTTTGACGGCCAGCTCCCCCTGCTGATCTCAGAGATTCCTGGCTTCTCCCTCTCACCCTTTTGCTGTCCTGTGTAGTGATTTGGTGAAAGAAATTGCTGCCTACTCCCCTAACCCATCCCTGCTTTATTACTGCAATAAAAGTGCTTGATGCTGgcttttctttggggaaaaaaaaaaaaaaagcctcaaaaattcaaaagaaatagtAAGCCCTTGAAAAATGTGAAAGCTTAACGGCTTTCATTCACATAAGCAATATGCAAATATAAATCATAGtatctgcttttctgttttgttttagcaAAGCCTATCACAACTATCATCCTAAACATATTTAATCTTTTTAGAATAAA
Protein-coding sequences here:
- the LOC122441636 gene encoding peptidyl-prolyl cis-trans isomerase FKBP1A-like, giving the protein MGVQVETISPGDGRTFPQRGQTCVVHYTGTLEDGKKFDSSRDRNKPFKFVLGKKQVIRGWDEGVAQMTVGQRAKLTVSPDYGYGARGHPGIIPPNATLIFDVELLRVE